The proteins below are encoded in one region of Haloimpatiens massiliensis:
- a CDS encoding ketoacyl-ACP synthase III has product MGFRNVNIIGTGVYHPKKRVGNEFFIKHFDNKDVDIRALLNNLGRKYRYVIDNKEENALTMALEASREALKSANISPEQLDMIVFSSDTPEYLTPSNALIINKELNAQNAHIVYDLNSNCVGMVVALDQASRMMKTNDDIRYCLVCGGLYVSSIAREDCKYTYPASGDAGAALILEAKEEKTLRGVLDSKYTTVSKYYDTIMSPACGMTKARHNDVGEYEKKQRWRGFHLDFFAPEWAKAITYFSKKFHFTIDDIELFLLSQYSKQFITETAKYLNIEDYHDKFTYIGDKYGYTGTTSPIVAFHHAVKGKDIPRGAKAVFCSVGAGVAMCSVLYEF; this is encoded by the coding sequence ATGGGGTTTAGAAATGTAAATATCATAGGCACAGGTGTGTACCATCCAAAGAAAAGGGTAGGAAACGAATTTTTTATTAAACATTTTGACAATAAGGATGTAGACATAAGGGCACTTTTAAATAATCTAGGGAGGAAATATAGATATGTAATCGATAATAAAGAAGAAAATGCATTAACTATGGCGCTAGAAGCCTCTAGGGAGGCATTAAAAAGTGCAAATATATCACCAGAACAATTAGATATGATAGTATTTTCATCAGATACTCCAGAATATTTAACGCCATCTAATGCATTAATAATAAATAAAGAATTAAATGCCCAAAATGCACATATAGTATATGATTTAAATTCTAATTGTGTAGGAATGGTTGTTGCATTGGATCAAGCATCTAGAATGATGAAAACAAACGATGATATAAGATATTGTTTGGTGTGTGGAGGATTATACGTGTCTTCAATAGCAAGAGAAGATTGTAAGTACACTTATCCTGCTTCTGGGGATGCAGGAGCAGCCCTTATATTAGAAGCTAAAGAGGAGAAAACTCTTAGAGGAGTATTAGATTCAAAATATACCACTGTCTCTAAATATTATGATACAATAATGTCTCCAGCTTGTGGTATGACAAAAGCTAGACATAATGATGTAGGAGAATATGAAAAAAAGCAAAGGTGGAGAGGATTTCATTTGGATTTTTTTGCTCCAGAATGGGCAAAGGCAATTACATATTTTTCAAAAAAATTTCATTTTACAATTGATGATATAGAGCTTTTTTTATTATCTCAATATTCAAAGCAATTTATTACGGAAACTGCTAAATATTTAAATATAGAGGATTACCATGATAAATTCACTTATATTGGAGATAAGTATGGATACACTGGCACAACTAGCCCGATAGTAGCTTTTCATCATGCTGTTAAGGGCAAGGATATACCTAGAGGAGCTAAAGCAGTATTTTGTTCTGTAGGTGCAGGAGTAGCTATGTGCTCAGTACTTTATGAATTTTAA
- a CDS encoding energy-coupling factor ABC transporter permease: protein MRKEKLKLAAALALLAVITPSTVQAMHIMEGFLPAKWCIFWAIVTIPFLVMGIKNLNKIFKEQPNKKILIALAGGFVFVLSALKIPSVTGSCSHPTGVGLGAILFGPTIMSVLGIIVLLFQSLLLAHGGLTTLGANTFSMAIVGPLVSYAIFKLLKKNNVKTSTCVFFAAALGDLATYVVTATQLSIAFPATSGGIGASLVKFLGIFAVTQIPLAIAEGLLTTVVYNLLLDYKREGVLKDESIN, encoded by the coding sequence ATGCGTAAAGAAAAACTTAAATTAGCTGCAGCTCTTGCATTACTAGCAGTTATTACGCCTTCCACTGTACAAGCTATGCATATAATGGAGGGATTTTTGCCAGCAAAATGGTGTATTTTCTGGGCTATAGTTACAATACCATTCTTAGTAATGGGAATTAAAAATTTAAATAAGATATTTAAGGAGCAGCCTAATAAGAAAATATTAATTGCTTTAGCTGGAGGATTTGTTTTTGTGTTATCTGCTTTAAAGATACCGTCAGTTACAGGAAGTTGTTCACATCCAACAGGAGTAGGGCTTGGAGCAATTTTATTTGGACCTACAATTATGAGTGTGCTAGGTATAATAGTTTTATTATTTCAATCATTATTACTTGCTCATGGTGGACTAACTACATTAGGTGCAAATACATTTTCTATGGCAATAGTAGGACCTTTAGTATCCTATGCAATATTTAAACTTTTAAAGAAAAACAATGTTAAGACATCAACTTGTGTATTTTTCGCAGCAGCTTTAGGAGATTTAGCTACATATGTTGTTACAGCTACTCAGTTATCTATAGCTTTTCCAGCTACATCAGGAGGTATAGGAGCTTCACTTGTAAAATTCTTAGGTATATTTGCAGTAACTCAAATACCTTTAGCTATAGCAGAGGGACTTTTAACTACTGTAGTTTACAACCTACTTTTAGATTATAAACGTGAAGGGGTGTTAAAAGATGAAAGCATCAACTAA
- a CDS encoding energy-coupling factor ABC transporter substrate-binding protein, whose amino-acid sequence MKASTNTGTSTKKKNIILLLITLALIITPLVFKSGAEFAGADDQAEGAITEINPGYKPWFESIWEPPSGEIESLLFCAQGAIGAGVIGYTLGYFKGKKKSASDR is encoded by the coding sequence ATGAAAGCATCAACTAATACGGGCACTTCAACAAAAAAGAAGAATATAATTTTACTTTTAATAACATTGGCACTTATTATAACTCCTTTAGTATTTAAGAGCGGAGCTGAATTTGCAGGTGCTGATGATCAGGCAGAAGGGGCTATAACGGAAATAAACCCAGGATATAAACCATGGTTTGAAAGCATTTGGGAACCACCAAGTGGAGAAATAGAAAGTTTACTTTTCTGTGCACAAGGAGCTATAGGTGCAGGGGTTATAGGATATACATTAGGTTATTTTAAAGGAAAGAAAAAAAGTGCTTCTGATAGATAA
- the cbiQ gene encoding cobalt ECF transporter T component CbiQ: protein MLLIDKYAYTNRLRNFNPMAKFFFAIGILILSLNMRDYRFNLCIFLFLLILTVGVAGIPFKKYTKLLCIPTAFLIVSLITILISCSPKRELFLWALPLSKNYIGITRDAIVTCRHVFFRAMACVAATYFMALTIPMNQLIVVFKKFRLPKVFIELLILIYRFIFIFLEECKEIHTAQEMRFGYNNRKNSYKSLSLLIRCLFVRVMLKYEELIISLESKLYDGEFKM, encoded by the coding sequence GTGCTTCTGATAGATAAATATGCATACACCAATAGATTAAGAAATTTTAATCCTATGGCAAAATTCTTTTTTGCCATAGGAATACTAATTTTATCCCTAAATATGAGGGATTATAGATTTAATCTATGTATTTTTCTATTTCTACTGATACTAACAGTAGGAGTTGCTGGAATTCCTTTTAAAAAGTATACTAAACTCCTTTGTATCCCTACAGCTTTTTTAATTGTGAGTCTTATAACTATTTTAATATCCTGTTCTCCTAAAAGGGAATTGTTTTTATGGGCACTACCACTGTCAAAAAATTACATAGGCATAACTAGAGATGCAATTGTTACCTGCAGACATGTATTTTTCAGAGCTATGGCTTGTGTAGCTGCCACATATTTTATGGCATTAACTATACCTATGAATCAACTTATAGTGGTTTTTAAAAAATTTAGATTGCCTAAGGTATTTATTGAACTTTTAATATTAATTTATAGATTTATATTTATATTTTTAGAAGAGTGCAAGGAAATACACACTGCTCAAGAAATGAGATTTGGGTATAATAATAGAAAAAATTCTTATAAGTCTCTTTCGCTTTTAATACGATGCTTATTTGTAAGAGTTATGCTTAAATATGAAGAATTAATTATATCATTAGAAAGTAAGCTTTATGATGGAGAGTTTAAAATGTAG
- a CDS encoding energy-coupling factor ABC transporter ATP-binding protein has translation MLRTENLTYVYEDGTVALDNINIDMNKGDRIGIIGANGCGKSTLFLNIIGILKPKKGSVIYEGEKIQYNKKFLRKFRQKVSIVFQDPDKQIFYSNVYDDVAFALRNLDFPEDTIKERVECVLRKTGAYEFKEKPVHFLSYGQKKRVAMAGVLAMDSDIILLDEPTAGLDPVMTESVTEIIHKLGEEGKKIVISSHNMDSIYDICDYVYVLSKGKVVGEGSVEEVFTKEELLKEAGLNQPWLVKLHKNLQVPLFKNEEGFYNYWREQYGNSSSRS, from the coding sequence ATGCTTAGGACGGAAAATTTAACCTATGTGTATGAGGATGGAACTGTAGCATTAGATAATATTAACATAGATATGAATAAGGGAGATAGAATAGGAATAATAGGGGCTAATGGTTGTGGAAAGTCAACACTTTTTTTAAATATCATAGGAATATTAAAACCTAAAAAAGGTTCGGTAATTTATGAGGGTGAGAAAATTCAATATAATAAGAAGTTTTTAAGGAAATTTAGGCAAAAGGTAAGTATAGTTTTTCAAGATCCAGATAAGCAAATATTTTATTCTAATGTGTATGATGATGTGGCTTTTGCTCTTAGAAATTTAGACTTTCCTGAGGATACAATAAAAGAGAGAGTAGAGTGTGTATTAAGAAAAACAGGAGCTTACGAATTTAAGGAAAAACCGGTACATTTTTTAAGTTATGGTCAGAAAAAAAGAGTAGCTATGGCAGGTGTTTTAGCTATGGATAGTGATATAATATTACTTGATGAACCTACTGCAGGATTGGATCCAGTGATGACTGAAAGTGTCACAGAAATAATACATAAGCTAGGAGAAGAGGGCAAGAAGATAGTTATATCTAGCCATAACATGGATTCTATATATGACATATGTGATTATGTGTATGTACTTAGTAAGGGCAAGGTAGTAGGAGAAGGAAGTGTAGAGGAAGTATTTACAAAGGAGGAGCTTCTTAAAGAAGCTGGTCTAAATCAGCCTTGGCTTGTAAAACTTCATAAAAATTTGCAGGTGCCTTTGTTTAAGAACGAGGAAGGTTTTTATAATTATTGGAGGGAACAATATGGAAATAGCAGTAGTAGGAGTTAA
- the hemA gene encoding glutamyl-tRNA reductase, producing MEIAVVGVNHNTTPIEVREKVSFTETKKIEGINYLLDGRINEAVILSTCNRSEIYICSNKINEGIKDVEKFYKEFFHINHIHDYIFVKKGKEAINHIYMVAAGMDSVVLGEDQILGQVREALEFSMEVGGSKKILNKLFREAITAAKDIKCRLKISEIPLSTSYIGIKLLKEQLQSLNGKKALIVGAGKISSLSLKYLKEEGLDEIYITNRTHGKLKDLCFQFPELKTIKYEERYSLLNDIDIVITATSAPHMIFTKKDMPNIKKELYIMDLALPRDVEEKVEGMKNVHLYDIDDLKKTSEENLIKREELAKEALEIIREDVEEFIEWLEKVKVDPVIKSLNDRCSEIQQDTLDYINRKLDLDCREKKIIEKMLGSALKRVIREPIKNLKDIKETDHMDTYIDMVNKLFDF from the coding sequence ATGGAAATAGCAGTAGTAGGAGTTAATCATAATACTACTCCTATAGAAGTTAGAGAAAAAGTTTCTTTTACCGAAACTAAAAAGATAGAAGGAATAAATTATTTACTGGATGGACGCATTAATGAAGCGGTTATTTTATCTACTTGTAATAGAAGTGAAATATACATATGCAGTAATAAGATAAATGAGGGAATAAAAGATGTAGAAAAATTCTATAAGGAATTCTTTCATATAAATCATATACATGACTATATATTTGTGAAGAAAGGTAAAGAGGCTATAAATCATATTTATATGGTGGCTGCAGGCATGGATTCTGTGGTATTAGGAGAGGATCAAATTTTAGGACAAGTTAGGGAGGCTCTAGAATTTTCTATGGAAGTCGGGGGCAGTAAAAAGATACTAAATAAGCTTTTTAGAGAAGCTATAACTGCTGCTAAAGATATAAAGTGTAGGCTTAAGATATCCGAAATACCTCTTTCAACTAGTTATATTGGTATTAAACTTTTAAAAGAGCAACTACAATCCTTAAATGGTAAAAAGGCTCTTATAGTAGGTGCAGGAAAAATAAGTAGTTTAAGCTTAAAATATTTAAAAGAAGAGGGTTTAGATGAAATCTATATAACCAATAGAACTCATGGAAAATTAAAGGATTTGTGTTTTCAGTTTCCGGAGCTTAAGACTATAAAATATGAAGAAAGATATTCTCTTTTAAATGATATAGATATTGTCATAACTGCTACATCAGCTCCACATATGATATTTACTAAGAAGGATATGCCAAACATTAAAAAAGAGCTTTATATAATGGATTTGGCTCTTCCAAGGGATGTGGAGGAAAAGGTTGAAGGAATGAAAAATGTACATCTTTATGATATAGATGATCTAAAGAAAACTTCTGAGGAAAATTTAATAAAAAGAGAAGAACTAGCTAAAGAGGCTTTGGAGATAATAAGAGAAGATGTGGAAGAATTTATAGAGTGGCTTGAAAAGGTAAAGGTTGATCCTGTTATAAAATCTTTGAATGACAGATGCAGTGAAATTCAACAAGATACTTTAGATTACATAAATAGAAAATTAGATTTAGACTGTAGGGAAAAGAAGATAATAGAGAAGATGTTGGGTTCTGCTTTAAAGAGGGTTATAAGAGAACCTATAAAGAACCTTAAGGATATAAAAGAAACTGATCATATGGATACCTATATAGATATGGTGAATAAATTATTTGATTTTTAA
- a CDS encoding precorrin-2 dehydrogenase/sirohydrochlorin ferrochelatase family protein — protein sequence MIDLDNKKIVLIGGGHVSLRKSKKFLEYGAEVYVVAPSFQEYFSVLKEAYAEKLCLVKDNYKSEYIMDAFLVVASTNSKEVNSKIASFCVEKNILCNVVDDIEDSSFIVPSTVKRGDLLISVSTLGNSPSLCAKIRRELEQTYGEDYEEYVSLLGKVRKIILETCKDNSEKKNILNNLANLKLQELKDFYKQLKINPYSYKCMSDL from the coding sequence ATGATAGATTTGGATAATAAAAAAATAGTATTAATTGGTGGGGGACACGTGTCCCTTAGAAAAAGTAAGAAGTTTTTAGAGTATGGAGCTGAAGTTTATGTTGTTGCTCCTAGCTTTCAGGAATATTTTTCTGTTTTAAAAGAAGCTTATGCAGAAAAGCTTTGTTTAGTTAAAGATAATTATAAAAGTGAATATATAATGGATGCTTTTTTAGTAGTAGCCTCAACTAATTCAAAGGAGGTAAATAGTAAAATAGCATCTTTTTGTGTTGAAAAAAACATACTTTGTAATGTAGTTGATGATATAGAAGATTCAAGTTTTATAGTACCCTCTACAGTGAAAAGGGGCGACCTTTTAATTTCAGTGTCCACTTTAGGGAATAGTCCATCCCTTTGTGCTAAAATAAGAAGGGAGCTGGAACAAACTTATGGTGAAGACTATGAAGAATACGTCAGTTTGCTTGGGAAAGTAAGAAAAATTATTCTAGAAACTTGTAAGGATAATAGTGAGAAGAAAAATATTTTAAATAACTTAGCAAATTTGAAGCTACAAGAGCTTAAGGATTTTTATAAACAATTAAAAATAAATCCTTATAGTTATAAATGTATGAGTGACTTATAA
- the hemC gene encoding hydroxymethylbilane synthase: protein MKVIVGSRGSKLAITQTNWVIDKIKKANPHVEVELKVIKTKGDKIQNVALDKIGDKGIFVKEIEQELLEGKIDIAIHSMKDMPSTLPEGLKFSYVPKREDFRDVIILREGYNSLKDLPQGARIGTGSKRRKYQLLKYRPDLDIVPIRGNIDTRIRKIEEENLHGVVLAAAGVNRLGMDDKIKNRIFYVDEEIILPAPAQGILAIEIRKDDTKIEEILKPIHHEESKTQAEAERGFLEAIEGSCHIPVGALCTVNGEEISIDGLFGLEDGSVMVRKIVKGKKEEARELGLKLAEEIREEMKNVER from the coding sequence ATGAAAGTAATTGTTGGGTCTAGGGGCAGTAAATTGGCGATTACACAAACTAATTGGGTTATAGATAAGATAAAAAAAGCGAATCCACATGTGGAAGTGGAGCTTAAAGTGATAAAGACAAAGGGAGATAAAATTCAAAATGTAGCCTTAGATAAAATAGGAGATAAGGGTATTTTTGTTAAGGAAATAGAGCAAGAGCTTCTAGAAGGAAAGATAGACATAGCAATTCACAGCATGAAGGACATGCCATCAACTCTTCCAGAGGGACTTAAGTTTTCTTATGTGCCAAAGAGGGAGGACTTTAGAGATGTGATAATTCTTAGAGAAGGGTATAATTCTTTAAAGGACTTGCCACAGGGAGCTAGAATAGGTACAGGCAGTAAAAGAAGAAAATATCAGCTTTTAAAGTATAGACCGGATTTAGATATAGTACCTATAAGGGGGAACATAGATACTAGAATAAGAAAAATAGAAGAAGAAAATCTTCATGGAGTAGTCTTGGCTGCAGCAGGTGTAAATAGATTAGGTATGGATGACAAAATCAAGAATAGAATTTTTTATGTAGACGAGGAAATAATACTTCCAGCACCAGCGCAAGGAATCCTTGCTATAGAGATAAGAAAAGATGATACCAAAATAGAAGAAATATTAAAGCCTATTCACCATGAAGAAAGCAAAACTCAAGCGGAGGCCGAAAGAGGATTTCTAGAGGCCATAGAGGGAAGTTGCCACATACCTGTGGGAGCTTTATGTACGGTAAATGGAGAAGAAATTAGTATAGATGGATTGTTTGGTTTAGAAGATGGAAGTGTAATGGTTAGAAAAATTGTAAAAGGAAAAAAAGAAGAAGCTAGAGAACTGGGACTTAAATTGGCGGAAGAAATCAGAGAGGAGATGAAAAACGTTGAAAGGTAA
- the cobA gene encoding uroporphyrinogen-III C-methyltransferase: MKGKVYLIGAGPGDYELLTLKGLNCIRKADIVVYDRLANDSFLKETKAGCEFIYVGKESKNHTKTQDEINEIIAEEALEGKTVARLKGGDPYVFGRGGEEGEFLLEKGVDFEVVPGITSAIGGLCYAGIPITHRDYASSFHVITGHLKEEDKELNWEALAKLDGTLVFLMGMANLQNICNNLIEQGKCKDTPVAIINWATRPEQKVVTATLETIYEVVQREGIKPPSLIVVGGVVALRDKLNFFEKKPLFGKNIVVTRARTQSSKLVEELKSLGADVVEFPTIKIKEIIPNEQLDNSIRCLKEYSYVVFTSINGVNIFFKRLMNLGFDSRVFGGTKIVAIGSSTAKELTKYGLIADIVPDKFVAEELFKELENVITKEDKVLIPRASEAREILVEKLSKLCFVKEVKIYDTVAGEGKREKIIELLKDGKIDYITFTSSSTVKNLVKILGEKNLSLLDGVKLMSIGPITSKTIEEFGLKVYREAEEYTISGLVHSLLACQY, encoded by the coding sequence TTGAAAGGTAAGGTATACTTAATAGGTGCAGGACCTGGAGATTATGAATTACTTACTTTAAAGGGTCTTAACTGTATTAGAAAAGCAGACATAGTTGTTTACGATAGACTTGCTAATGATAGCTTTTTAAAGGAAACTAAGGCAGGTTGTGAATTTATATATGTAGGTAAAGAGTCTAAAAATCACACTAAAACTCAAGATGAAATAAATGAAATTATAGCAGAAGAAGCTTTAGAGGGTAAAACCGTTGCAAGACTTAAAGGGGGAGACCCTTATGTATTTGGAAGAGGTGGAGAAGAGGGCGAATTTCTTTTAGAAAAAGGTGTGGATTTTGAAGTAGTTCCCGGCATAACCTCTGCAATTGGAGGTCTTTGTTATGCAGGTATACCTATAACTCACAGGGACTATGCATCATCTTTTCACGTTATAACAGGTCACCTAAAGGAAGAAGATAAGGAATTAAACTGGGAAGCACTAGCTAAATTAGATGGAACCCTTGTATTTTTAATGGGTATGGCTAATCTGCAAAATATATGTAATAACTTAATAGAACAGGGTAAATGTAAGGATACACCAGTTGCCATAATAAACTGGGCTACAAGACCGGAACAAAAGGTAGTAACAGCAACATTAGAAACCATATATGAGGTGGTACAAAGAGAAGGAATAAAACCACCTAGCCTTATAGTTGTTGGTGGTGTAGTTGCTTTAAGAGATAAGCTGAACTTCTTTGAAAAAAAGCCTTTATTTGGTAAAAATATAGTGGTTACAAGAGCAAGAACTCAAAGTAGCAAATTAGTAGAGGAGCTAAAGAGCTTAGGTGCTGATGTTGTAGAGTTTCCAACTATAAAAATAAAAGAAATAATTCCTAATGAACAATTAGATAATAGTATAAGATGTTTAAAGGAATATTCTTATGTAGTATTTACCAGTATAAATGGAGTAAATATATTCTTTAAAAGGCTGATGAATTTGGGCTTTGACAGTAGAGTTTTTGGAGGTACAAAAATAGTAGCTATAGGATCTTCTACAGCTAAAGAGCTTACTAAGTACGGGCTTATAGCGGATATAGTTCCAGATAAGTTTGTAGCAGAGGAATTATTTAAGGAATTGGAAAATGTTATAACTAAGGAAGATAAGGTGCTTATTCCAAGAGCTAGTGAAGCTAGAGAAATTTTAGTTGAGAAATTAAGCAAATTATGCTTTGTTAAAGAAGTTAAAATATACGATACTGTAGCAGGAGAGGGAAAGAGAGAAAAAATAATAGAACTTTTAAAGGATGGTAAAATAGACTACATAACATTTACTAGCTCCTCTACAGTTAAAAATTTAGTTAAAATATTAGGTGAGAAAAATTTAAGCTTATTAGATGGGGTGAAACTCATGTCTATAGGACCTATTACTTCTAAAACCATAGAGGAGTTTGGACTTAAAGTTTATAGGGAAGCGGAAGAATATACTATTAGTGGACTAGTGCATAGTTTACTAGCGTGCCAGTATTAG
- a CDS encoding RNA-guided endonuclease InsQ/TnpB family protein, which yields MKKLKKAYKIEIKPTEEQRTKIHQTIGVSRFIYNFYIAHNKEVYEKEKKFISGMDFSKWLNNKYIPNHPDKAWIKEVSSKATKQAIMNGEKAFKKFFKGESGFPKFKKKKNQDVKAYFPKNNKSDWTIERHRVKVPTLGWIRLKEFGYIPVNSIVKSGTVSQKADRYFVSILVEEAINLDNKSYSEGIGVDLGLKNFAICNNGLSKKNINKTKTVKKAEKKLKREQRKLSRKYESLKLRNKKEKGEATRQNIQKQIVKVQKLHQRLTNIRTDYINKTVNELIKQKPSFITIEDLNVSGMMKNRHLAKAVAGQKFYEFRTKLISKAKQNGIEIRIVNRFYPSSKVCSCCGAYKKDLKLSDRVYKCSCGLSIDRDLNASINLANVKEYKIA from the coding sequence ATGAAGAAGTTGAAAAAAGCATACAAAATAGAGATTAAACCAACAGAAGAACAGAGAACTAAAATTCATCAAACTATTGGTGTAAGCAGGTTCATATACAATTTTTATATTGCTCATAATAAAGAAGTTTACGAAAAAGAGAAAAAATTTATTAGTGGTATGGATTTTTCTAAATGGCTTAATAACAAATATATTCCTAATCATCCTGACAAAGCTTGGATTAAAGAAGTGTCTTCCAAAGCTACTAAACAAGCCATTATGAATGGAGAAAAAGCATTTAAAAAATTCTTTAAAGGGGAAAGCGGCTTTCCTAAATTTAAGAAAAAGAAAAATCAAGATGTTAAAGCTTATTTTCCTAAGAATAACAAATCAGATTGGACTATTGAAAGACATAGAGTTAAAGTACCAACTTTAGGTTGGATTAGATTAAAAGAATTTGGATACATTCCAGTTAACTCTATAGTTAAAAGTGGTACAGTAAGTCAAAAAGCAGATAGATATTTTGTTTCAATTTTAGTTGAAGAAGCTATTAATTTAGACAATAAATCTTATTCAGAAGGAATAGGCGTAGACCTTGGATTAAAGAATTTTGCAATTTGTAATAATGGTTTATCTAAAAAGAATATTAACAAAACTAAAACAGTTAAAAAAGCAGAAAAGAAACTAAAACGTGAGCAAAGAAAGCTTTCAAGAAAATATGAAAGTTTAAAATTAAGAAATAAAAAAGAGAAAGGAGAAGCTACTCGTCAAAATATCCAAAAACAAATAGTAAAGGTACAAAAACTTCATCAAAGACTTACAAATATAAGAACTGATTATATAAATAAAACAGTGAATGAGTTAATAAAACAAAAACCAAGTTTTATAACTATTGAAGATTTAAATGTAAGTGGAATGATGAAGAATAGACATTTAGCTAAAGCGGTTGCTGGGCAAAAGTTTTATGAATTTAGAACTAAGCTTATTTCAAAAGCTAAACAAAATGGCATTGAGATAAGAATAGTTAATAGATTCTATCCAAGTAGTAAAGTGTGTAGCTGTTGTGGAGCATATAAGAAAGATTTAAAACTATCTGATAGAGTTTACAAATGCAGTTGTGGGCTTTCTATTGATAGAGATTTAAATGCTTCAATAAATTTAGCTAATGTTAAAGAATATAAGATAGCTTAA
- the hemB gene encoding porphobilinogen synthase yields MNIVKRPRRLRVNETIRSIVRETKINIEDLVYPLFVVEGENIKEEIKSMPDNYRFSIDKLLEEVKELQELGIKSILLFGIPEHKDECGSDAYDENGIIQKAVRAIKVNFPKMYVITDICMCEYTCHGHCGILTEDGYVDNDKTLEYLGKIAVSHALAGADMVAPSDMMDGRVGYMREALDKAGYVNVPIMAYSAKYSSAFYGPFRDAADSAPSFGDRKAYQMDPANINEAVREVELDIEEGADIVMVKPALPYLDVIRKVKDTFNIPIAAYNVSGEYSMIKMAVDNGLLNESAIMESLVSIKRAGADIIITYFAKYVAKEIRDK; encoded by the coding sequence ATGAACATTGTAAAGAGACCTAGAAGGCTTAGGGTAAATGAAACTATAAGAAGTATTGTAAGAGAAACAAAAATAAATATTGAGGATCTTGTTTATCCTTTGTTTGTGGTAGAAGGAGAAAACATTAAAGAAGAAATTAAGTCTATGCCAGATAATTATAGATTTTCTATAGATAAATTATTAGAGGAAGTTAAAGAACTTCAGGAATTGGGTATAAAATCTATATTGTTATTTGGAATTCCGGAGCATAAGGATGAGTGTGGAAGTGATGCTTATGACGAGAATGGAATAATACAAAAGGCAGTTAGAGCTATAAAGGTTAATTTCCCTAAGATGTATGTAATAACTGATATTTGTATGTGTGAATATACATGTCATGGTCATTGTGGTATTTTAACTGAGGATGGATATGTTGACAATGATAAGACTTTAGAATATCTTGGTAAAATAGCAGTAAGTCATGCTTTGGCAGGAGCAGATATGGTGGCACCATCAGATATGATGGATGGTAGAGTTGGATACATGAGAGAAGCCCTTGATAAGGCGGGATATGTTAATGTTCCAATAATGGCTTATAGCGCAAAATATTCCTCAGCTTTTTATGGACCATTTAGGGATGCTGCGGATTCAGCACCATCTTTCGGAGATAGAAAGGCTTATCAAATGGACCCTGCTAATATAAATGAAGCTGTAAGAGAAGTGGAGCTTGATATAGAGGAAGGCGCTGACATAGTTATGGTAAAACCAGCACTTCCATATCTTGATGTTATAAGAAAGGTTAAGGATACCTTTAACATTCCAATAGCAGCTTACAATGTAAGTGGAGAGTATTCTATGATTAAAATGGCAGTAGATAACGGACTTTTAAACGAGTCAGCTATTATGGAATCTTTAGTTTCTATAAAGAGAGCAGGAGCGGATATTATTATAACGTATTTTGCAAAATATGTGGCAAAAGAAATAAGAGATAAATAA